ACTGCTACGCGAGATATCTGCTTTATATGAAAGAGATGCGCGAGTGCGTGAAAATTTTAAAGCAGTGCGTTAGCAAGTATCATACAAGTAGCCCTGCCATCATCGCCGACGTGCCAGAGTATGTGAGTGCTTCAAAAGAGCAGATAATGAGCCAAAACTACTCTTTGATGCAGCATTTTGTGCTGATAACTCAGGGGCTAAAGCCACCAAAGGGCGAAATTTACTTTGCTAGTGAGTCGCCAAAGGGTGAGCTTGGAATTTATATAAACTCAGACGGCAGCGCAAGCCCGTATCGCCTAAAAATTCGCACGCCAAGCTTTTGGCACTGCGCTATTTATGAAGATATGCTAGTTGGGCAGTATGTGGCAGATGTGGCCGCGATAATTGGCAGCACAAATATCATCTTAGGCGAGGTTGATAGATGAGAAGAGTCGATCTTAGGCATCTAAAGGGCGAGTTTTTGAGCGCTCTTGGGCAGCAGATAAAGGCTAGCGAGCCAGACGAAGTTGTGATATTTTTGTTTGAGATAGGTGATTACAGCGGTGTAGAGAAGGCCGTAAATTTGGCTTATAACCTAAACTGCGAGGTGATGAACTCGCTTAAATTTAACCAAGTTGATTGGGCATTAACGATAAAAAAGGGCAAGATATGAAATTTAATGATCTAATAGCAGGCAAGAGCCTAAGTATCGCAAATTTACTAAGTTTGAGCGACAAAAATTTAGCAAAAAAGATAAAAGAGCACGAGTTTAAATACATCTCATGCTTCGAAGATAACGAGCTTGGTGGCGAAAATTTGATCCGCTGCGAGATAGGATCGATAAGCTACGTCTTAGCGCTTCTTTGCAAGTATGCAAATTTGGCGCAAAATGACTTTTTTGACGAGCTTGATGATGGGCTGATAAGTGGCGAGTGCAACGTGGGCGAAGAGGAGTTTGAAGAGCTTGGTGAGTGGATAAAGGACGTTAAAAACGTGATCATTGATGACTCCTTTTTTACTCATCCAGATAAAGATGCGATCTTTTGGCTTCTTGAAATTTTAGGTAAAAATGTCGTCTTAGCAGGCGGCGAAGTGAGAGAATTTGCAGTAGGCGGCGAAGTTGGCGAACTAAGAGAGCTTGATAATTTTGACGGAGCGGTCGTCTATCTAAACAAAAACGCAAGCGATGAGATCGTGGGCGGCGTGCAGTTTGGCATCGTGGCAAAGGCAAAGGATGGCGAAACATTAAATTTAAAGGCAAAAGACTTTAATGTGAGCGCTAAATTTAGGCTTGATCGAGCGCTAAAAGGCACGGTTGCCCTGCTTGGCGCAAAAAATTTTGATGGATATGCATTTAAACAAGTAGTAGTTAGCAAA
This genomic stretch from Campylobacter concisus harbors:
- a CDS encoding NADH-ubiquinone oxidoreductase subunit E family protein → MRRVDLRHLKGEFLSALGQQIKASEPDEVVIFLFEIGDYSGVEKAVNLAYNLNCEVMNSLKFNQVDWALTIKKGKI